The Cloacibacterium sp. TD35 region GATTTCCTGCATTCCGTTGACTAGTTCAATCACTTTGCTTTGTTCTTGTGAAACCTGAGAAAACCTTTTGTAATCTAATTCTCTTCTTTTTTTGAGGAAAAATGAAATCCAACCTACGTAAGCGACAGCGCCTACTAAATATATGAGAAAAAGACGATAGTCATAAAATAAAAGGACGATGTTGTAGACTACTAAATTGACCAGTGAGAATAATGTGTTGAGTGAAGAGTTGGTAAGAAGTTGTTCAATTCTATGATGATCATTGATGCGTTGCATGATATCACCCGTCATTCTTGTATCAAAAAAACTGATGGGAAGTTTCATAAGTTTGATGAAAAAATCGGAGATAATAGAAATATTTATTCTCGTAGAAAGATGAAGTAAGATCCAACTTCTTATTAACTCAATACCCATTCTACCCAAAAATAACATTACTTGAGCCAAAAGTACCAAATAAATAAAATTTAGATCTTGGTTCTGAATCCCTACATCCACAATACTTTGAGTGAGGAAGGGAAGAATGAGCGATAATAAACTTCCTGCAAATAAACCAATAGTAAGTTGAAAAACAAATGATTTATATTTTAGTAGATACTTGGACAGAAAAGAAAAGCTGGCTTTACTTTCTTCTTCTTCAAACTCGTTTTGGTAGAATTCTGGTGTTGTTTCTATAAGTAACGCAATACCTTCTTCGGTAGTTTCATTTGCATTATTACCAATCCAGTGTCTTATAAACTCTTCTCTTCTATAAGATATTAAACCATAACTTGGATCCGAAACGTAAACTTTTTCTGATTTATCAATCTTATAAACAACTACAAAATGATTCTTATTCCAATGTACTATACAAGGTAATGGTACTTCTTCTGTTAAAGTATCAAAATCTATTTGAACTCCTAAACTTCTAAACCCTAGACTCTCAGCAGCATCACTTAACCCCAGTAAAGAACTCCCTTGTCTTGTGGTCTCACTAATGTTACGAATCTTTTGCAGAAGTATAGATTTACCATAAAATTTGCTTACAATACGTAAGCAAGTAGGGCCACAATCTTTTGCATCAGGTTGCCTATAAAAAGGAAATTTATTTAACATTGGTTTTTTCTCTCAATTGCCATTTTAGACTTATAATAGCGACATAAAAAATCATAACAAACCATTTCATGTATTCTATTTTTTGATTTAAAAACACGATTCATAGTCATGTGAATATGGCTAGAAATAAAGCTGTTTAAAGGAACTTCTAATAATTTATTAAAATTTGAAAAAACAGGTTCATTGGAAATATTAATGTTTCTACTATAAATTATTTTATATAAATCCTTGTTCTCATTTTTTTCTTCTATAGCATTTTCTATCAGTGTTCTATTCTTCCTGTATTTGTCACTTAAATTAGAATTTAGAATTTTTGATGTACCTATTTCATTTTTAAAAGATGTACTTAAAATCTCCATTAAATTAATTTTTTCAACCAACTCGTATTTAAATAAGTCTAAAAAAGAATCAATAGATTTTAATGCAAAAAGCCACCTTAAATTTTCATCTTTAAAATTGTATAAAAATTTTGATACCATTAATGTGTCGTAATAAAAAACTTTCTCTGAAAACTCCATTGTATTTAATCCATACCTCTCAATTTCTCTATTATAAGTATCAATTTGTACCTTCCAGATAATAAATTCCTCAATTAATGGACTTAACAAACCATGCATAGCGACTAATATACTACCTAAATTTTTTATATCACAATTAAATCTGATTCTTAAATGAAATTTTGGATCATTATATCGAATAAAAAACCAATGATTAATTATTTTTTTTTCTATCATTTCATTTGCAAAACTAAAAATGGTATTATTAAGTATATCATCAGCTGATTTTGTACCTACATATATTTTATAATAAATCCATTCACCACCTATAATATTATAAACATTTAATCTTTTCATTTTTTATCATTGATTTTTGTAAATGTCATAATTACTTCATTTGTAAAATGATTTCCTTTTTTATCTTTTACTATTGAATCTTTGCTTAGGAATATAAACTCATTTAGTTTAATAAATAATCGGTTTTTAATTACATCAACAAACATCTTTACATAACTTATATTATTTGTATTTATCAAAAGTTCATTATCACCATCTGATAAAAGGATATAATCTGGTAAATTAAATTTCGATTTCAATTTTTCTATTTCGTATTTTAAATCAACTATATTTTTTGAATTAATTAGTGATTTATAATCATCAGCTTCTAAAATCCATGTAGCATATGATAAAATAACATTATTGTACTCTATTCTTGGTATAAATTTATATAAATTTTCAAAAACACTTAAATCAAAGAAAACCCCAGTTAAATTATTTACTGACTGCGACTGCAAATCGCATAAAAAGTTATAGATAGGTAGAGAATTAGAATTAGAGTAATTATGTGCATTGGTTAATTTAGGTATAATTTCTTTGTTATATAACTTAGATTTTAAAAAAATCTTATTATTTTTAATTGACACCGTAATATCGTCCAAAGAAATTTGATTCTCTTTTGGCTTTAATGATCTAGCTAGATAGGGAATTTCAAAACTTCTTAAATCTGGTCTTGAAAGAATATTTCCAACTCTAGCCTCAGGTAAATGAACAATTTCTGCTATTATTTTATCACTATTATTCTCAATGCTTATTATTTCATTTACATATTCATGAATTTTTTGATCCGCATGACAAAACCTAGCAAGCAAATTTGCTCCACTTCCTCCGCCCCCACCACTGAATTTAATCTTGTGATTGTTTTCCTCTTTAATAATCTCTAACATGAAAGAAATTGTATCAGGTAATTCATCAATTGAGATGTCAGGTAAAAAAGAAAAATCACTGTCATCAATTTTAATTACTTGTTGATGTAGTTCAATACTTTTAATTATTTTCTTTTGGATTATTTTATCAATAGTTGACCATTTAATTTCTTGAGCATCTTTATAATCAAAAGGTTGAGAAATAAACAGATCATCTATTAAAGGATTATCATCATTTGATTGAGAATTTTTGCCATATCCTATTCCTATTTCTGGGTCCAAAACTTGTAAAATAGGTACTTCATGACCTTCATATCTTTCATAAAAGGATTCCTTAAAATTGTCTAAATTACTTTTATTTCTTTTTTTTCTAATTTTATTTAAAAAATAAATAGTGCTCAGCACTTCTTTAGTAATAATCCTATTAATTGTATTTTGTTCGTTTGATAACACTAAATCACATTGAAATAAATATTTTAAATCATATTTATAGTCTTCTCTTTCTTGAATAATTTGACTTATGTCAATATATTCATTAATATCATTTCCAATGTTCAAGTCAATATTTTTTAATTTTTCCTCAATGGTATTTATGAAATTTAAATATAAATTATTGGGGGCTCTTTCATTTAATATATTGCGTAATTGAGAAAAAAATTCCGTGCCAGTTACTGAAGGCTCTAATTCACTGACTAATACTTGAGAGTCAATTAGCTCTTCAATAAATTCATATGCTGTTTCATTATCTATGTCCTTGTCAGTAATCAATGCTATAGCTTCTTCAATAAATAAACCATTCTTACTATTTTGGATGATTTTATCAAGATATTGAGATGCTTCTACAGCAACAATATCATAATGCCTATTATTTTTTTTATAATAATATTCAATATATCTATATTTATCGTTTACCTTATAAAGACTTGAATTAGGAAAAAATTTAAGTTTCTTTTTTATATCATCATTTTTTAGCATTTCATAAGAAAGAAATACAACATAATTCATATCAAGTCTTGTGTGGCGCATATATTTTTGATTGTTACTCAGTAAAATATTAGTTAAATCTGAATACTCACCGACAGAACACCCTGCAAATAATCCGTAAGGTGTGCAACGTGAACACATGCGAGAAATATATTTTAGTACGCTATTCTTTAAACGTTCTTTTTTATCTATACTTGTAATTTCATCTTTTAGAAACTTTTCAATTTGAAAATATAATGTTGGAGAAGCCAAAAAAATACCTTCAATTATCTTTTTATCTTTTAAAATCTCTTTAAACTTTTCATCAGAAATTATATCTGGGGAAGATGATAAGTCAAAAAAATAATTAATTGGTAAAAGAGGGGTTCGTAATATATATTTGTTAGTAGGGATATATTTTTCCTTTTTCATAAATTTTGCTTTATTCTAATAAGAATATAGATTGCCAATTAAAATTAGATTTTTCTTTTAAAATATTATCTAATAAAAAAACACCTATGCCAGTAATTCCGTCTAAGATCCCTATCGCTTGAACTAACTCTCCTTCTCCATTATATTTCATAAACCCAGCTAAACCATCATCATATTTAGCTTTTAAAAGGGTTTCTTTTGTAAATTTCACATAAAGATCTTCAAAATTTTTATCTTTAGTAATTTTATACCATTTACAATGATTGTACGCAACACTTGCTGTACCATGACAAAATCCAGCATCATATCTATCTTTATTAATTAAAGCGGACTCAATATCATTTCTTTTTAATGTAGATAAAGCAATTTGATTTGACTTATCAATTAAGAAATCATCTTTTAACAAATTTCCAGCTTTATATAATGCGTAAGAAACAGATTGATCACCATAACACCATCCTAAATGAATGTTATAAAAAGCCGTTTTTTTATTTACTGCAATACTTGGAAATTTGCAAAAACTTTTATCATTATCGTTTTCAAATAATAATATTGTATTTGTACTTTCAATAAGCGCTTCACGAACTTTTAAATTCTGAGGGAATTTTTCTAAAAATTTTATTAAAATTAATATATAAGAAACATGTCCATGTGCTAAACCTAAGTTAGTTTTCTGAAAACTTTCAGAAATTTCAGTTACATCTCTCAGATCATAAGCATTTTGTCCGTCAGATATAATTATTTCAGAAATTTTTTCAAATAAAGAAACAATTTTGTTTTTTTCAGAAATTTTTTCGAATCTTTCTAATGTATAATAGGCTATACCTAAAACACCATGTAGAAAATCAATCTGTTCAACCTTTTGTTTATGCTCTAAATTGTCAATATAGGAAAGAAAATAATCTACTGTATCCAGCAATATCTCATCAATTATTAATAAATTATCCTCTAAATCTAAATTTTTAAAGTTACCAGTTTTTTCTAAAATATTTAGCATGAAACCAATACCTGAAACACCAGAGCTAAAAGTTGTTCCAATTTTTTGATCACTTTCATTTATATGTTCAAAAATATATTCAATTATTTTTTCAATATACTCTAAATATTTTTTTTCATCACTATATAAATAAAGCATATAATAAAATAAAGGAATTCCGCTTAAACCTGTCATTAATGAAATGTCACTTCTAAATGGTTGTTTTTTCCAATTTATATATATAGAATTTTCTATTTCATAAATTTTTTCTTCAATTTTCATACAATTAAAACAAAAGAAGTTGTCACAAAAGTCTATGACAATTTGAATAATGCTAAGATCATTTCTTTCGAGACAACTTCTTATTTGAAATAAAACAATTAGTTTATTTGCTCTTGATAAGTTGGAGTCATAGGATCTACTGGACAATTATTTGTTTTAGATGGTCCAGCACTACCACTAGTACACCAACAACAAGTAAAATCGTGCCATGTGCTACTATCTGAACCTCCTCCTTGAATTGAAGCAGATTGTTCTTTTGTAAGTTTTGTAATTTTCTCTTTGTTTAATGTTAGTTTTTTCTTTTTCATAAAATATAAATTTAATATTAAAATGTTTATTCTATCTTTGTAATATCTTGTGATGTACATGTATTCCAAGAATCCTTAGTGTCATCACCAGTAGTACACCAACAACATGTAAAGCCATTATTTGTACTATACGCAGAACCTGTCGGTCGCTCGTTTCCACCTTGAATGATGGCAGATCGATCTTTTGTTAATTTGGTTACTTTCTCTTTGTTTAATGTTAATTTTTTCTTTTTCATTATAAAAAATATTAAGGTTTAGTTAATTTTAATTATTTGACTTCTAATTGCTTTCAATTAATTTTTATTAGCCAATTGCTTCTACCGTCCATGGTTTAGGTCCATCATCACCTCCTGTACAAAGACAACATGTAAAATCATGATTTGTACTTTTTTGTGAACCACCTCCTTGTATTAAAGAAGATTGTTCTTTTGTAAGTTTGGTTACTTTCTCTTTGTTTAATGTTAATTTTTTCTTTTTCATTATAAAAAATATTAAAGTTTTTTTGTGTAGAGACTTGAATTAATTTTAATTACTAAATAATATTTCAATCTAATTTGCTAATTCTTCTGTTGACAAACAAGAAGTTCTTGAAGGTTCATAATCACCTCCTGTACAAAGACAACATGTAAAATCATGATTTGTACTTTTTTGTGAACCACCTCCTTGTATTAAAGAAGATTGTTCTTTTGTAAGTTTGGTTACTTTCTCTTTGTTTAATGTTAATTTTTTCTTTTTCATTATAAAATATATTAAAATTTTTGTGTAGAGACTTGAATTAATTTTAATTACTAAATAATATTTCAATCTAATTTGCTAATTCTTCTGTTGACAAACAAGAAGTTCTTGAAGGTTCATAATCACCTCCTGTACAAAGACAACATGTAAAATCATGATTTGTAATTTTTTGTGAACCTCCTTCTTGTATAAAAAAGATTGTTCTTTTGTAAGTTTGGTTACTTTCTCTTTTTCTTAGTAAAATTTATTTTATAATTTTTATGTAATACTGTAGTTCTCCAGATGATGTACTATTATTTCTTGCTCGTACACTCCCTCCAGTATTTATTAACAAAATTTGATTTTTCAGTGAACTCTCCTACTTTTGTTGACTCAAAAATTAATCTTTTATAGTTTTACTTATTCTTAGATTTTAGTATTATATTTGTTATTTTTAATACTTGATAGATTTATTTAAATCAATTGGATTATTATATTTTTTAATTAAAGATCTCAAATTTTCATTTTTTTCTCTTTCATTTACCTTATTTACTTTGGTTCCATCATTTAAAAAAATATCCGAACCAATAGACGCCCCAACATTATTTCTAATAAAACCAATTGGCGAAGAATAGTATGAAAGCTTTATAGACTTATATTTTTCCCAGTTTACAGATACACTCAATTTTTTTGACATGTCTATAAATTGATTAACATAATTATTTTTTAAATTTTCAGATTTGACTAAAGAAAATTTATAGTTCCCTTTAATATCTTCTAATTCAACTATTAACCCTGGTAAACCATGAAATTTATATGGTCCTTCTTGAAATGGTATTGATTCTGTAAACCAAGCAATCCAATTTCTGCCACCCCATTTTGTTGTAGCTTTTTGTATAGATAATCCGTTGATTGTCTTTTTTTCATTTGTAAGTATCCAATCTTGAGTGTCTATAGTTTTTAGATTTAACACAATATTTTCAATTATATCATATTCTTCAAAATTATTGTTACCTTTTTTATGTGATACAATATTTGAAGTGTTGAGTTTTATATTTTGGGAGAAAGGAAGATTATTAATTATTAGAGAATCTGCGATAAAAAAATCTCTTGTATAATAATTTACTTCCTCACCATTAATATCTAAATGATAATTTTCCTTAGTAATTAAAGTTAATGTTGAATCTTTTCTGGATTCTACATCATAGATAAAGCGATATGTTTGAGAAAATATAAAGTTACTAATGATTACTGTAAATAAAACAATACTATTTTTCATATTCTTTCTCATTTATAAATTCTTTTTCACTTTCAGATAAAAGGATTGTAGTATCATCTTTGTTTATACTAGTTTTTAAATTACTCCATATTCTTTTATTTAAATCAACTTTATTAGTCAATT contains the following coding sequences:
- a CDS encoding thiopeptide-type bacteriocin biosynthesis protein; this translates as MKRLNVYNIIGGEWIYYKIYVGTKSADDILNNTIFSFANEMIEKKIINHWFFIRYNDPKFHLRIRFNCDIKNLGSILVAMHGLLSPLIEEFIIWKVQIDTYNREIERYGLNTMEFSEKVFYYDTLMVSKFLYNFKDENLRWLFALKSIDSFLDLFKYELVEKINLMEILSTSFKNEIGTSKILNSNLSDKYRKNRTLIENAIEEKNENKDLYKIIYSRNINISNEPVFSNFNKLLEVPLNSFISSHIHMTMNRVFKSKNRIHEMVCYDFLCRYYKSKMAIERKNQC
- a CDS encoding lantibiotic dehydratase family protein yields the protein MKKEKYIPTNKYILRTPLLPINYFFDLSSSPDIISDEKFKEILKDKKIIEGIFLASPTLYFQIEKFLKDEITSIDKKERLKNSVLKYISRMCSRCTPYGLFAGCSVGEYSDLTNILLSNNQKYMRHTRLDMNYVVFLSYEMLKNDDIKKKLKFFPNSSLYKVNDKYRYIEYYYKKNNRHYDIVAVEASQYLDKIIQNSKNGLFIEEAIALITDKDIDNETAYEFIEELIDSQVLVSELEPSVTGTEFFSQLRNILNERAPNNLYLNFINTIEEKLKNIDLNIGNDINEYIDISQIIQEREDYKYDLKYLFQCDLVLSNEQNTINRIITKEVLSTIYFLNKIRKKRNKSNLDNFKESFYERYEGHEVPILQVLDPEIGIGYGKNSQSNDDNPLIDDLFISQPFDYKDAQEIKWSTIDKIIQKKIIKSIELHQQVIKIDDSDFSFLPDISIDELPDTISFMLEIIKEENNHKIKFSGGGGGSGANLLARFCHADQKIHEYVNEIISIENNSDKIIAEIVHLPEARVGNILSRPDLRSFEIPYLARSLKPKENQISLDDITVSIKNNKIFLKSKLYNKEIIPKLTNAHNYSNSNSLPIYNFLCDLQSQSVNNLTGVFFDLSVFENLYKFIPRIEYNNVILSYATWILEADDYKSLINSKNIVDLKYEIEKLKSKFNLPDYILLSDGDNELLINTNNISYVKMFVDVIKNRLFIKLNEFIFLSKDSIVKDKKGNHFTNEVIMTFTKINDKK
- a CDS encoding lanthionine synthetase C family protein; the protein is MKIEEKIYEIENSIYINWKKQPFRSDISLMTGLSGIPLFYYMLYLYSDEKKYLEYIEKIIEYIFEHINESDQKIGTTFSSGVSGIGFMLNILEKTGNFKNLDLEDNLLIIDEILLDTVDYFLSYIDNLEHKQKVEQIDFLHGVLGIAYYTLERFEKISEKNKIVSLFEKISEIIISDGQNAYDLRDVTEISESFQKTNLGLAHGHVSYILILIKFLEKFPQNLKVREALIESTNTILLFENDNDKSFCKFPSIAVNKKTAFYNIHLGWCYGDQSVSYALYKAGNLLKDDFLIDKSNQIALSTLKRNDIESALINKDRYDAGFCHGTASVAYNHCKWYKITKDKNFEDLYVKFTKETLLKAKYDDGLAGFMKYNGEGELVQAIGILDGITGIGVFLLDNILKEKSNFNWQSIFLLE
- a CDS encoding class I lanthipeptide, coding for MKKKKLTLNKEKITKLTKEQSASIQGGGSDSSTWHDFTCCWCTSGSAGPSKTNNCPVDPMTPTYQEQIN
- a CDS encoding class I lanthipeptide, with protein sequence MKKKKLTLNKEKVTKLTKDRSAIIQGGNERPTGSAYSTNNGFTCCWCTTGDDTKDSWNTCTSQDITKIE
- a CDS encoding class I lanthipeptide, which encodes MKKKKLTLNKEKVTKLTKEQSSLIQGGGSQKSTNHDFTCCLCTGGDDGPKPWTVEAIG
- a CDS encoding class I lanthipeptide, encoding MKKKKLTLNKEKVTKLTKEQSSLIQGGGSQKSTNHDFTCCLCTGGDYEPSRTSCLSTEELAN
- a CDS encoding GLPGLI family protein, which encodes MKNSIVLFTVIISNFIFSQTYRFIYDVESRKDSTLTLITKENYHLDINGEEVNYYTRDFFIADSLIINNLPFSQNIKLNTSNIVSHKKGNNNFEEYDIIENIVLNLKTIDTQDWILTNEKKTINGLSIQKATTKWGGRNWIAWFTESIPFQEGPYKFHGLPGLIVELEDIKGNYKFSLVKSENLKNNYVNQFIDMSKKLSVSVNWEKYKSIKLSYYSSPIGFIRNNVGASIGSDIFLNDGTKVNKVNEREKNENLRSLIKKYNNPIDLNKSIKY